The following proteins are co-located in the Mesorhizobium sp. M1E.F.Ca.ET.045.02.1.1 genome:
- the groL gene encoding chaperonin GroEL (60 kDa chaperone family; promotes refolding of misfolded polypeptides especially under stressful conditions; forms two stacked rings of heptamers to form a barrel-shaped 14mer; ends can be capped by GroES; misfolded proteins enter the barrel where they are refolded when GroES binds) — MVAKEVKFHTEARDKMLRGVDILADAVKVTLGPKGRNVVIDKSFGAPRITKDGVTVAKEIELVDKFENMGAQMVREVASRTSDIAGDGTTTATVLAQTIVREGAKAVAAGMNPMDLKRGIDRAVEAVVAEIKANARKVTRNDEIAQVGTISANGDAEIGRFLAEAMQKVGNEGVITVEEAKTAETELEVVEGMQFDRGYLSPYFITNQDKMRVELEEAYLLIHEKKLSNLQALLPILEAVVQSSKPLLIIAEDVEGEALATLVVNRLRGGLKVAAVKAPGFGDRRKAMLEDIAILTGGQVISEDLGIKLENVTLEMLGRARRVTVEKETTTIVDGAGGKEEIRGRVAQIRQQIDETTSDYDREKLQERLAKLAGGVAVIRVGGSTEVEVRERKDRVDDALHATRAAVEEGILPGGGVALLRAVKALDGAVVDNADQRTGIEIVRRALETPVRQIAENAGAEGSLIVGRLRESGEFSFGWNAQTGNYGDLYGQGVIDPAKVVRTALQDAASIAGLLVTTEAMVAEKPKKETAPAMPPGAGMNY, encoded by the coding sequence ATGGTTGCCAAGGAAGTGAAATTCCACACCGAGGCCCGCGACAAGATGCTGCGCGGGGTCGATATCCTGGCCGACGCGGTAAAGGTGACGCTCGGGCCCAAGGGCCGCAACGTGGTCATCGACAAGTCGTTCGGCGCCCCTCGCATCACCAAGGACGGTGTGACGGTGGCGAAGGAAATCGAACTGGTGGACAAGTTCGAAAACATGGGCGCACAGATGGTGCGCGAAGTGGCGTCGAGGACCAGCGACATCGCCGGCGACGGAACCACCACCGCCACGGTCCTTGCTCAGACCATCGTGCGGGAAGGGGCGAAGGCCGTCGCCGCCGGCATGAACCCGATGGACCTGAAGCGCGGCATAGATCGCGCCGTCGAGGCGGTCGTGGCCGAGATCAAGGCCAATGCCCGCAAGGTGACCCGCAACGACGAGATCGCCCAGGTCGGCACCATCTCGGCCAATGGCGATGCCGAGATCGGCCGCTTCCTGGCCGAGGCGATGCAGAAGGTCGGCAATGAAGGCGTCATCACCGTCGAGGAGGCCAAGACCGCCGAAACCGAGCTCGAGGTCGTCGAGGGCATGCAGTTCGATCGCGGCTATCTCAGCCCCTATTTCATCACTAACCAGGACAAGATGCGCGTCGAGCTGGAGGAGGCCTATCTGCTGATCCACGAGAAAAAGCTCTCCAACCTGCAGGCGCTGCTGCCGATCCTTGAGGCGGTGGTGCAGTCGAGCAAGCCGCTGCTGATCATCGCCGAGGATGTCGAGGGCGAAGCTCTGGCGACGCTGGTCGTCAATAGGCTGCGCGGCGGATTGAAGGTCGCCGCCGTCAAGGCGCCCGGCTTCGGCGACCGTCGCAAGGCGATGCTGGAAGACATTGCCATCCTCACCGGGGGTCAGGTCATCTCCGAGGATCTCGGCATCAAGCTGGAGAATGTCACGCTCGAGATGCTCGGCCGCGCCAGGCGGGTGACCGTCGAAAAGGAAACCACCACCATCGTCGATGGCGCCGGTGGGAAGGAGGAGATCCGGGGCCGCGTCGCCCAGATCCGGCAGCAGATCGACGAGACCACCTCAGATTATGACCGCGAGAAACTGCAGGAACGGCTGGCTAAGCTCGCCGGCGGCGTGGCTGTCATCCGCGTCGGCGGCTCGACAGAGGTCGAGGTCCGGGAGCGCAAGGACCGGGTCGACGACGCGCTGCACGCCACACGCGCGGCGGTCGAGGAAGGCATCCTGCCCGGCGGCGGCGTCGCGCTGCTGAGAGCCGTAAAGGCGCTCGACGGGGCCGTCGTCGACAATGCGGACCAGAGGACCGGCATCGAGATCGTGCGCCGCGCGCTGGAAACGCCGGTGCGCCAGATCGCCGAAAATGCCGGCGCAGAAGGCTCTCTCATCGTCGGCAGGTTGCGCGAAAGCGGCGAATTCTCCTTCGGCTGGAACGCGCAGACCGGCAACTATGGCGATCTCTACGGCCAAGGCGTGATCGATCCCGCCAAGGTGGTGCGCACCGCGCTGCAGGACGCCGCCTCCATCGCCGGCCTGCTCGTCACCACCGAGGCGATGGTGGCGGAAAAGCCGAAGAAGGAGACCGCTCCGGCAATGCCGCCCGGAGCGGGAATGAATTATTGA
- a CDS encoding sugar ABC transporter permease has translation MAVPSVAVQRPPSILSRLAESRNALGLGFMLPAAALLLVFLTYPLGLGVWLGFTDARIGRPGIFIGIENYQYLWSDGVFWLSVFNTLLYTISASILKFVLGLWLALILNENLPFKSFFRAIVLLPWVVPTVLSAIAFWWIYDSQFSILSWALQQMGLIDHRINFLGDPTNARASVIAANVWRGIPFVAITLLAGLQTIPQSLYEAATLDGASRWQLFRHVTLPLLTPIIAITMTFSVLFTFTDFQLIYVLTRGGPVNATHLMATLSFQRGISGGQLGEGAAIAVAMIPFLLAAILFSYFGLQRRRWQQGGGD, from the coding sequence ATGGCCGTGCCATCCGTTGCCGTTCAGCGACCTCCGTCGATCCTGTCGCGGCTCGCCGAGAGCCGGAACGCTCTTGGCCTCGGCTTCATGCTGCCGGCGGCGGCGCTGCTCCTGGTGTTTCTCACCTATCCACTCGGGCTCGGTGTCTGGCTCGGCTTCACCGATGCCCGTATCGGCCGTCCCGGCATCTTCATAGGCATCGAGAACTATCAATATCTGTGGAGCGACGGCGTCTTCTGGCTCTCCGTCTTCAACACCCTGCTCTACACGATAAGCGCATCGATCCTGAAGTTCGTGCTCGGCCTGTGGCTCGCTCTCATTCTCAACGAGAACTTGCCCTTCAAATCGTTCTTCCGCGCGATCGTCCTGCTGCCTTGGGTGGTGCCCACGGTGCTGTCGGCCATCGCCTTTTGGTGGATCTACGATTCGCAGTTCTCGATCCTGTCCTGGGCGCTGCAGCAGATGGGCCTGATCGACCATCGCATCAATTTCCTCGGCGACCCGACCAATGCGCGCGCTTCCGTCATCGCGGCCAATGTCTGGCGCGGCATTCCGTTCGTCGCCATCACGCTGCTTGCCGGCCTGCAGACCATTCCCCAATCGCTTTACGAGGCCGCCACGCTCGACGGCGCCAGCCGCTGGCAGCTGTTCCGCCATGTGACGCTGCCGCTGCTGACGCCGATCATCGCCATCACCATGACCTTTTCGGTGCTGTTCACCTTCACCGATTTCCAGCTGATCTATGTGCTGACCCGCGGCGGGCCAGTGAACGCCACCCACCTGATGGCGACTTTGTCCTTCCAGCGCGGCATTTCCGGCGGCCAGCTTGGCGAGGGCGCGGCGATCGCGGTCGCCATGATCCCCTTCCTGCTGGCGGCGATCCTGTTCAGCTATTTCGGCCTGCAACGGCGCAGGTGGCAGCAAGGCGGCGGAGACTGA
- a CDS encoding carbohydrate ABC transporter permease — protein MAAIKEVEHLDADEGGMGYLQSLPRRVVTVYLPLLVFLIVLLFPFYWMTITAVKPNVEMTDYVNYNPFWVVHPTLEHIRYLLFETSYPGWLLNTVIISTAATFLSLAAAVLAAYAIERLRFSGARQVGLAVFLAYLVPPSILFIPLSVMVFNLGLYDTPFALILTYPTFLIPFCTWLLMGYFRSIPFELEECALIDGATRWQILTKIVLPLSVPGLISAGIFAFTLSWNEFIYALTFIQSSEKKTVPVGVLTELVRSDVYEWGALMAGALIGSLPVVVLYSFFVEHYVSSMTGAVKE, from the coding sequence ATGGCGGCGATCAAGGAAGTCGAGCACCTGGACGCCGACGAAGGCGGCATGGGCTACCTGCAGAGCCTGCCGCGGCGGGTGGTGACGGTCTATCTGCCGCTGCTGGTGTTTCTGATCGTGCTGCTGTTTCCGTTCTACTGGATGACGATCACGGCGGTTAAACCCAATGTCGAGATGACCGACTATGTGAACTACAATCCGTTCTGGGTGGTGCATCCGACATTGGAGCACATACGCTACCTGCTCTTCGAGACGTCCTATCCAGGCTGGCTGCTCAACACCGTCATCATCTCGACCGCCGCCACCTTCCTGTCGCTGGCGGCCGCGGTGCTCGCAGCCTATGCGATCGAAAGGCTGCGGTTCTCGGGGGCGCGGCAGGTTGGGCTTGCCGTCTTCCTCGCCTATCTCGTGCCGCCTTCGATCCTGTTCATCCCGCTGTCGGTGATGGTGTTCAACCTCGGTCTCTACGACACGCCGTTCGCGCTGATCCTCACCTACCCGACCTTCCTGATCCCGTTCTGCACCTGGCTCTTGATGGGCTATTTCCGCTCGATCCCGTTCGAGCTGGAGGAATGCGCGCTCATCGATGGAGCAACCCGCTGGCAGATCCTGACCAAGATCGTGCTGCCGCTGTCGGTCCCGGGCCTGATCTCGGCCGGCATCTTCGCCTTCACGCTCTCCTGGAACGAATTCATCTATGCGCTGACCTTCATCCAATCGTCCGAGAAGAAGACGGTGCCGGTGGGAGTGCTCACCGAGCTGGTCCGCTCCGACGTCTACGAATGGGGAGCGCTGATGGCGGGGGCGCTGATCGGCTCGCTGCCGGTGGTCGTGCTCTATTCCTTCTTCGTCGAGCACTATGTTTCCTCGATGACGGGCGCGGTGAAGGAATAA
- a CDS encoding NAD(P)/FAD-dependent oxidoreductase, whose product MDTNVVIVGAGPAGLAVGACLKQAGVDFTILEKASEVAPAWRRHYRRLHLHTVKSFSSLPFVPFPKSHPRYVPREKVVAYLDAYAQHFGLEPRFGVTVKSIRCEGARFLVDTDAGEIRARKIVVATGNNAEPIVPGFPGIEAFKGEVLHSAAYTEAAPYVGRSVLVIGMGNTGAEIALDLAESGARPTISVRKGVHIVPRQLFGVPIQMVGIASRPMPQALNDWMFPKILDLALGRLEKYGIVRPKTGILAQIDAGRIPVIDVGTVAAIKAGKIGILPDIIRFTENGAKFSDGRETKFDAVIFATGYRPGYDGFLPAELRPAKSGVNPRAADLGVYLVGFHNPVTGLLREIGIEAQAVAADIKKRG is encoded by the coding sequence ATGGACACCAATGTCGTCATTGTCGGCGCGGGGCCGGCGGGGCTGGCCGTCGGCGCCTGCCTGAAACAGGCGGGGGTGGATTTCACCATCCTCGAAAAGGCCAGCGAGGTGGCGCCGGCCTGGCGGCGGCACTACCGGCGCCTGCACCTGCACACGGTGAAATCCTTTTCGTCACTGCCTTTCGTGCCGTTCCCGAAAAGCCACCCCCGCTACGTCCCGCGCGAAAAAGTGGTCGCCTATCTCGATGCCTACGCGCAGCATTTCGGCCTCGAGCCGCGCTTCGGCGTCACCGTGAAATCGATCCGCTGCGAGGGTGCAAGGTTCCTGGTCGACACCGACGCCGGCGAGATCAGGGCCCGCAAGATCGTCGTCGCCACCGGCAACAATGCCGAGCCCATCGTGCCGGGCTTCCCAGGCATCGAGGCGTTCAAGGGCGAGGTGCTGCACAGCGCCGCCTACACCGAGGCCGCGCCCTATGTCGGTCGGAGCGTGCTGGTCATCGGCATGGGCAATACGGGCGCCGAGATCGCGCTCGATCTGGCCGAGTCCGGCGCGCGGCCGACGATCTCGGTGCGCAAGGGCGTCCACATCGTTCCGCGCCAGCTCTTCGGCGTGCCGATCCAGATGGTGGGCATCGCCAGCCGGCCGATGCCGCAGGCGCTGAACGACTGGATGTTCCCAAAAATCCTCGACCTGGCTTTGGGCAGGCTGGAGAAGTACGGCATCGTGCGGCCGAAGACCGGCATTCTTGCGCAGATCGACGCCGGGCGCATTCCGGTGATCGATGTCGGTACGGTGGCGGCGATCAAGGCGGGCAAGATAGGCATCCTCCCCGACATCATACGCTTCACCGAGAATGGCGCGAAATTCAGCGACGGGCGGGAGACAAAATTCGACGCGGTGATTTTCGCCACCGGCTACCGCCCGGGCTATGACGGCTTCCTGCCTGCGGAGCTGCGGCCGGCAAAGAGCGGCGTCAATCCGCGAGCGGCCGACCTCGGCGTCTATCTCGTCGGCTTCCACAACCCGGTCACCGGCCTGCTGCGCGAGATCGGCATCGAGGCGCAGGCTGTGGCCGCTGATATCAAGAAGCGGGGGTGA
- a CDS encoding DUF922 domain-containing protein gives MKPAILLSALLLSTPALADWKPVEKIETYAISGQTPEALYVSIGEKGPVIGKDSAGTERRVIAHTNFKLTWQRDYQPQGGACVLKTARPKLIITYTLPKPAGKLPPAVQARWDSFAAGLAAHEKVHGAGIVDMVDKIVAFSVGLTVADDPGCTKIRAELTQYLDQLSKAQRQAGRDFDKVEFGPGGNLQKLIAGFLIGG, from the coding sequence ATGAAGCCAGCCATCCTGCTTTCCGCCCTCCTCCTCTCCACCCCAGCCCTCGCCGACTGGAAGCCGGTCGAGAAGATCGAGACTTATGCGATCTCGGGCCAGACGCCGGAGGCGCTCTATGTCTCGATCGGCGAGAAAGGCCCGGTGATCGGCAAGGACAGCGCGGGTACCGAGCGGCGGGTCATCGCGCACACCAATTTCAAACTGACGTGGCAGCGGGACTACCAACCGCAGGGCGGTGCCTGCGTGCTGAAGACGGCGCGGCCGAAGCTGATCATCACCTACACGCTGCCCAAGCCCGCCGGGAAGCTTCCACCTGCCGTGCAGGCGCGCTGGGATTCCTTCGCCGCCGGGCTCGCCGCGCATGAGAAGGTGCACGGCGCCGGCATCGTCGACATGGTGGACAAGATCGTCGCCTTCAGCGTCGGCCTCACCGTCGCCGACGACCCCGGCTGCACCAAGATCAGGGCCGAGCTGACGCAATATCTCGACCAGCTTTCCAAGGCCCAGCGCCAGGCTGGCCGCGACTTCGACAAGGTCGAGTTCGGACCCGGCGGAAACCTGCAGAAGCTGATCGCGGGATTCCTGATCGGCGGGTGA
- the ugpC gene encoding sn-glycerol-3-phosphate ABC transporter ATP-binding protein UgpC, with protein MASVAIGDVYKSFGATEILHGVSVGIDDGEFVTLVGPSGCGKSTLLRMIAGLEKISRGHISIGSRIVNDVAPKERDVAMVFQNYALYPHMTVAENMAFSLMLKGVPKAESDAGVKRAAEILGLVPLLSRYPRQLSGGQRQRVAMGRAIVRNPQVFLFDEPLSNLDAKLRVQMRAEIKELHQRLKTTTIYVTHDQIEAMTMADKIVVMHDGVVEQIGPPLELYDRPNNLFVASFIGSPAMNLLKGTFVADGAPSFQAAGGISVPLPKPPSIGNGEAIVLGVRPEHLRLADDGIPVTVAVIEPTGSEVQVIGRTAGGEDIVANFRERHSFTPGETIRLSVEPGPIHLFHGETGRRIEAAR; from the coding sequence ATGGCGTCTGTCGCGATTGGCGATGTCTACAAATCGTTTGGAGCCACCGAGATCCTGCATGGCGTCAGCGTCGGCATAGACGACGGCGAGTTCGTCACGCTTGTCGGGCCTTCCGGCTGCGGAAAATCAACGCTTCTCAGGATGATTGCCGGCCTGGAAAAAATCTCGCGCGGCCATATCTCGATCGGCAGCCGTATCGTCAACGACGTTGCGCCAAAGGAGCGCGACGTGGCCATGGTCTTCCAGAACTACGCGCTCTATCCGCACATGACGGTTGCCGAGAACATGGCGTTCTCGCTCATGCTCAAGGGTGTCCCCAAGGCTGAAAGCGATGCCGGGGTGAAGCGGGCGGCCGAAATCCTCGGGCTGGTGCCGCTTCTGTCGCGCTATCCGCGCCAGCTTTCAGGCGGCCAGCGCCAGCGCGTCGCCATGGGCCGCGCCATCGTGCGCAATCCGCAGGTGTTCCTGTTCGACGAGCCGCTCAGCAACCTCGACGCCAAGCTGAGGGTTCAGATGCGCGCGGAGATCAAGGAGCTGCACCAGCGGCTGAAGACCACCACCATCTACGTCACCCACGACCAGATCGAGGCCATGACCATGGCCGACAAGATCGTCGTCATGCATGACGGCGTCGTCGAGCAGATCGGGCCGCCGCTGGAGCTCTACGACCGGCCGAACAACCTGTTCGTCGCGAGCTTCATCGGCTCGCCCGCCATGAACCTGCTCAAGGGCACATTCGTAGCCGATGGCGCGCCGTCCTTCCAGGCCGCGGGCGGCATTTCCGTGCCTTTGCCGAAACCACCCTCGATCGGCAACGGCGAAGCCATCGTGCTCGGAGTACGGCCCGAGCATTTGCGGCTGGCCGACGATGGCATTCCGGTGACCGTGGCGGTGATCGAGCCGACCGGCTCGGAAGTGCAGGTCATCGGCCGGACGGCAGGCGGCGAGGACATCGTCGCCAATTTCCGCGAGCGCCATTCCTTCACGCCGGGAGAGACCATTCGGCTGTCGGTCGAGCCTGGCCCCATCCATCTGTTTCACGGCGAAACCGGCAGGCGGATCGAAGCAGCGCGATAA
- a CDS encoding glutathione S-transferase family protein — protein sequence MLTLYDYLPSQNAWKVRVLLGLLGIAYETRQVSIFEGESRTDAFLKLNPAGAVPVLAVENGEAIAESNAILACVAEGTPYLPADRLARAKVMQWLFFEQYYVEPVIGSLRFWTLTGRLERNKAIAPGKREAGARALAALERSLQDMPFLVGSSLTIADVAVYAYSHRAEDCGFSLADYPAVSAWIGRVSEAIGPGYPVHPYSIDPHSGG from the coding sequence ATGCTTACGCTCTACGACTACCTGCCATCGCAAAACGCCTGGAAGGTGCGTGTCCTGCTGGGACTGCTCGGCATTGCCTACGAAACCCGGCAGGTGTCGATCTTCGAGGGCGAAAGCCGCACGGACGCGTTCCTCAAGCTCAATCCGGCGGGCGCCGTTCCGGTGCTGGCGGTCGAGAATGGTGAGGCGATCGCCGAGTCCAACGCGATCCTCGCCTGCGTCGCGGAGGGCACGCCCTACCTGCCGGCGGACCGCCTTGCGCGCGCCAAGGTCATGCAATGGCTGTTCTTCGAGCAGTATTACGTCGAGCCGGTCATCGGCTCGCTGCGCTTCTGGACGCTGACCGGGCGGCTGGAGCGCAACAAGGCGATTGCTCCCGGCAAGCGCGAGGCAGGCGCCCGCGCGCTGGCGGCACTCGAGCGCAGCCTGCAGGACATGCCGTTCCTGGTTGGCAGCTCGCTCACAATCGCCGACGTCGCCGTCTATGCCTACAGCCACCGCGCCGAGGATTGCGGTTTCTCTCTCGCCGATTATCCGGCGGTGAGCGCCTGGATCGGCCGAGTGAGCGAGGCGATCGGCCCGGGCTATCCGGTGCATCCTTATAGCATCGACCCGCATTCGGGCGGTTGA
- a CDS encoding GNAT family N-acetyltransferase — translation MVQIRAMAKNDLAEVSRLLGGSWRRTYSPIMGEENTARLSDEKHAPEKLAEELADHDKMSFVAERTDGSIAGYAMAAMDEKGDVMLDRLHIEPQEFGTGLAVDLLHAVLAAHAGIPSIALEVIEGNDRAIAFYRKHGFEVVEHRPAAHGVGGHASLIMRRLLPMA, via the coding sequence ATGGTGCAGATCAGGGCGATGGCAAAGAACGACCTGGCAGAGGTATCGCGGTTGCTCGGAGGGTCCTGGCGGCGGACCTATTCGCCGATCATGGGTGAAGAAAACACCGCTCGGCTTTCCGACGAGAAGCACGCGCCGGAGAAATTGGCCGAGGAGCTCGCCGACCACGACAAGATGTCGTTCGTCGCGGAGCGGACCGATGGCTCGATCGCGGGCTATGCGATGGCGGCGATGGATGAGAAAGGCGACGTCATGCTCGACCGGCTGCATATCGAACCGCAGGAGTTCGGCACCGGCCTTGCCGTCGATCTTCTGCATGCCGTGCTCGCCGCCCATGCCGGCATTCCCAGCATCGCGCTGGAGGTGATCGAGGGTAACGACCGGGCGATCGCCTTCTACCGCAAGCATGGCTTCGAGGTGGTCGAGCACCGGCCGGCGGCGCATGGGGTCGGCGGCCACGCCTCGCTGATCATGCGTCGGCTGCTGCCGATGGCCTGA
- a CDS encoding ABC transporter substrate-binding protein — protein MKFTRRDVIRTTAGAAAGALGSRFIGSSAFAQEGLKYKPEDGAKLRLLRWSPFVQGDEDQWLKNSKRFTEATGVEVRVDKESWEDIRPKAAVAANVGSGPDLMFVWFDDPHQYPDKLLDVTELGDYLGKKYGGWYDGPKQYATREGKFLGLPLATIGNAIVYRESWVKEAGFSEFPKDTAGFLELCKALKAKGHPAGFTHGHGVGDGNNYAHWLLWSHGGQMVDETGKVTINSPETLKAIQYAQELYKTFIPGTESWLDVNNNRAFLAGEVSVIANGISVYNTAKVNKDKDPKLTEIAKDMRTTNLPIGPVGKSVELFQVTTAVIFNYTPYPNAAKAYLQFMFEDPQMPDWITSSAAYCCQTLKAFENNPVWKADPNNAAYAKASATLRPNGYAGPLGYASAATMADYVLVDMFAKAVTGQATPQEAMEEAEKRANRYYRV, from the coding sequence ATGAAATTCACCAGACGCGACGTGATTCGCACGACCGCCGGCGCGGCCGCCGGTGCCTTGGGCAGCCGCTTCATCGGTTCGAGCGCCTTCGCCCAGGAGGGCCTGAAATACAAGCCGGAGGACGGCGCGAAGCTCAGGCTGCTGCGCTGGTCGCCTTTCGTGCAGGGCGATGAGGACCAGTGGCTGAAGAATTCGAAGCGGTTCACCGAAGCGACGGGCGTGGAGGTCCGTGTCGACAAGGAGAGCTGGGAAGACATCCGTCCGAAGGCCGCTGTCGCCGCCAATGTCGGTTCCGGCCCGGACCTGATGTTCGTCTGGTTCGACGACCCCCACCAATATCCCGACAAGCTGCTCGACGTGACGGAACTGGGCGACTATCTCGGCAAGAAGTATGGCGGCTGGTACGACGGCCCGAAACAGTATGCGACGCGCGAGGGCAAGTTCCTCGGCCTGCCGCTCGCCACCATCGGCAACGCCATCGTCTATCGCGAAAGCTGGGTGAAGGAGGCTGGCTTCTCCGAATTCCCGAAGGACACGGCCGGCTTTCTCGAGCTTTGCAAGGCGCTGAAGGCGAAAGGCCATCCGGCCGGCTTCACGCATGGCCACGGCGTCGGTGACGGCAACAATTACGCGCATTGGCTACTGTGGAGCCATGGCGGGCAGATGGTCGACGAAACCGGCAAGGTGACGATCAACAGCCCCGAGACGCTCAAGGCGATCCAGTATGCGCAGGAGCTCTACAAGACCTTCATTCCCGGCACCGAAAGCTGGCTCGACGTGAACAACAACCGCGCCTTCCTGGCCGGCGAAGTGAGCGTGATCGCCAACGGCATTTCGGTCTACAACACCGCCAAGGTCAACAAGGACAAGGATCCGAAACTGACCGAAATCGCCAAGGACATGCGCACCACCAACCTGCCGATCGGTCCGGTCGGGAAATCGGTCGAGCTGTTCCAGGTGACCACGGCCGTGATCTTCAACTACACCCCCTACCCCAATGCGGCCAAAGCCTATCTGCAGTTCATGTTCGAGGACCCGCAGATGCCGGACTGGATCACGTCGTCGGCCGCGTATTGCTGCCAGACGCTGAAGGCTTTCGAGAACAATCCGGTGTGGAAGGCCGACCCGAACAATGCGGCTTACGCGAAAGCCTCGGCGACACTGCGCCCCAACGGCTATGCCGGGCCGCTCGGCTATGCCTCCGCCGCGACCATGGCCGACTATGTGCTGGTGGACATGTTCGCCAAGGCGGTAACAGGCCAGGCCACGCCGCAGGAAGCGATGGAAGAGGCCGAAAAGCGCGCCAACCGCTACTATCGCGTCTGA
- a CDS encoding Hsp20/alpha crystallin family protein, which translates to MAIRDLIPWGREGSQLSDIYRDLHRGGDPFMMLHREMNRLFDDAMRGFETRMPSFGGAYAGQAWPSVEISDSETEIHVTAEIPGMEEKDIEVLLEDGVLTLRGEKRAETEDKGKQFSERFYGRFERRIPIGYEVEEDKVHASFRNGVLTVALPKTKRAQTKAKRIAVNEGKASSAKH; encoded by the coding sequence ATGGCAATCCGTGATCTCATTCCCTGGGGCCGGGAGGGCAGCCAGCTCTCCGACATATATCGCGATCTCCATCGTGGAGGCGACCCCTTCATGATGCTGCATCGGGAAATGAACCGCCTGTTCGACGACGCCATGCGTGGCTTCGAAACGCGCATGCCGTCGTTTGGCGGGGCCTATGCCGGGCAAGCCTGGCCAAGTGTGGAAATCTCCGACAGCGAGACGGAGATCCACGTGACCGCCGAGATTCCCGGCATGGAGGAAAAGGACATCGAGGTGCTGCTCGAGGACGGCGTGCTGACGCTGCGCGGCGAGAAGCGCGCCGAGACCGAGGACAAGGGCAAGCAATTCTCCGAACGCTTCTATGGCCGTTTCGAGCGGCGCATCCCGATCGGCTACGAAGTCGAGGAAGACAAGGTCCACGCCAGCTTCCGCAACGGCGTGCTCACCGTAGCGCTGCCCAAGACCAAGCGCGCCCAGACCAAGGCCAAGCGTATCGCCGTCAACGAAGGCAAGGCCAGCAGCGCGAAGCATTGA
- a CDS encoding aldo/keto reductase — protein MSLGKQKLGNQGLVVSAIGLGCMGMSQSYGPADEAESIATLHRAIELGCTFLDTAEVYGPFINEELLGRALKGRRDQVTIATKFGFRIVDGKQDGTGRDSRPEHIREVVEASLQRLATDRIDLLYQHRVDPDVPMEDVAGAVGELVAEGKVRFFGLSEAGISNIRRAHAVHPVSALQSEYSLWERNLEPEIIPALAELGIGLVPFAPLGRGFLAGDVRRAEDYPEGDFRRGDPRYQGENFDLNVAAAATVRDIATAKGVKPGQIAIAWLLAKGPEFGIDIVPIPGTKRRIYLEENVAAADIKLDATEMLGLDMALTPDKVSGPRYNERTMSMVDR, from the coding sequence ATGAGCCTGGGCAAGCAGAAACTCGGCAACCAGGGGCTCGTCGTCTCGGCGATCGGCCTCGGCTGCATGGGCATGAGCCAGTCCTACGGACCGGCCGACGAGGCGGAGTCGATCGCGACGCTGCACCGGGCGATCGAGCTCGGCTGCACCTTCCTCGACACGGCCGAGGTCTACGGGCCCTTCATCAACGAGGAGCTGCTCGGCCGCGCGCTGAAGGGCCGGCGCGATCAGGTGACGATCGCGACAAAATTCGGCTTCCGCATCGTCGACGGCAAGCAGGACGGAACGGGGCGCGACAGCCGGCCAGAGCATATCCGCGAGGTGGTGGAGGCTTCGCTGCAGCGGCTTGCCACCGACCGCATCGACCTCCTCTACCAGCACCGCGTCGACCCTGACGTGCCGATGGAGGATGTCGCCGGCGCGGTCGGCGAGCTGGTGGCGGAAGGCAAGGTGCGCTTCTTCGGCCTGTCGGAGGCGGGGATTTCCAACATCCGCCGCGCGCATGCCGTGCATCCGGTCTCGGCGCTGCAGAGCGAATATTCGCTGTGGGAGCGCAACCTCGAGCCCGAGATCATCCCGGCGCTTGCGGAACTCGGCATCGGCCTGGTGCCGTTCGCGCCGCTCGGCCGCGGCTTCCTCGCCGGCGACGTCAGGCGCGCGGAGGATTATCCCGAAGGCGATTTCCGTCGCGGCGACCCGCGCTATCAGGGCGAGAATTTCGACTTGAACGTCGCGGCCGCCGCCACGGTGCGCGACATCGCAACCGCCAAGGGCGTGAAGCCCGGCCAGATCGCGATCGCCTGGCTGCTCGCCAAGGGGCCGGAATTCGGCATCGATATCGTGCCGATCCCCGGCACGAAGCGGCGGATTTACCTGGAGGAGAATGTCGCGGCGGCCGACATCAAGCTCGACGCCACCGAGATGCTGGGGCTGGACATGGCGCTGACGCCGGACAAAGTGTCGGGGCCGAGGTATAACGAGCGGACGATGTCGATGGTGGACCGGTAG